One Aspergillus oryzae RIB40 DNA, chromosome 2 genomic window carries:
- a CDS encoding putative PHD finger domain protein (predicted transcription factor DATF1, contains PHD and TFS2M domains), translating to MAGKLLVTTISRTKPKSKAQPKEKPPKPSVEPTPAPSEEEEIIRCICGEYEEEEDIERDMICCDRCSAWQHNDCMGLTFAKGEEPDEYFCEICKPENHKVLLDKIARGEKPWEEAAEKRRKEAEEKKASRRRKGKKGGRRGRPSEPKPEPKPEPKTEASTPARTAASSTPAPAPAPTPAPAPAPVSIPAPAPAPPAPEAAPTSPAPSSVTPVTEKNGAVPDAQSASAQKRKFDEHQDVSTPEPTVEELSNPARKSAASALVRLFVDQVSEARRRGSFSLSDGKSAEEVARQLALSIENAMYENFCGGSGETTEQYKAQLRTILFNVKKNPSLRDRLLVGSLLPDTLSKMSSQDMASEELQQKDAEIKREAERQHIIVQEQGPRIRRTHKGEELVEDDNQNVPSEPVFSAAPRRSLVDADGSQSPGPQQSGDGDNVRKPGNQQASDSKPTDGISHDQHFPPRAHSPGGTEHEQVFPEVATHIRQPLPTGTAQADAEIDQLLKDDEPESPPYSPKDYHDEGAVWRGKVIMNPIAEFSSSAKHVGGADLSGRIPWSQLAPSTLLVDGRIDIQLASEYLCNLRFSTSTDVSVICIKKPELPKEQAGFDKLFNYFSDRKRYGVVGKHPLAAVKDTYLIPIEAGSVKKPEFIELLENNTLEDPTPERVLLVVFAVKTSESNPPSSPAPQNQAPVTGLAAAVQVLGNQASSPAIQQLLQQAPNADITQLSVVRDILLRRPETALNYEILMQELVQATTNGHTLQQNAK from the exons ATGGCCGGTAAGCTCCTAGTAACCACAATCTCGCGGACG AAACCCAAGTCGAAAGCGCAGCCGAAGGAAAAACCACCGAAGCCTTCCGTCGAACCAACACCTGCCCccagtgaagaagaagagattatCCGATGTATATGCGGAGAatatgaagaggaggaagacattgaacgTGATATGATCTGCTGCGATCGCTGTTCAGCATGGCAACATAATGACTGCATGGGTCTCACATTCGCGAAGGGCGAGGAGCCAGACGAGTACTTTTGTGAGATATGCAAGCCTGAAAATCATAAAGTTCTCCTGGATAAGATTGCGCGTGGTGAAAAGCCTTGGGAGGAGGCAGCTGAAAAAAGGCGCAAAGAAgccgaggaaaagaaagcatcaCGCCGCAGAAAGGGTAAAAAGGGAGGCAGAAGAGGCAGACCCAGTGAGCCCAAACCTGAGCCCAAACCTGAGCCCAAAACCGAGGCGAGCACACCAGCACGTACAGCTGCTTCGTCAACCCCAGCccctgctcctgctcctaCTCCCGCTCCCGCTCCCGCTCCTGTTTCTattcctgctcctgctcctgctcctccagcGCCTGAGGCTGCTCCGACTTCCCCAGCACCATCATCTGTTACACCGGTCACCGAGAAGAATGGTGCCGTCCCCGATGCTCAATCGGCAAGTGCTCAAAAACGCAAGTTTGATGAACATCAGGATGTGTCTACGCCTGAACCT ACTGTGGAAGAACTCTCTAATCCTGCTCGGAAAAGTGCGGCCAGTGCTCTGGTCAGGTTATTTGTAGATCAGGTTTCTGAGGCCCGAAGGCGAGGTTCCTTCAGCTTGTCGGATGGGAAGTCAGCGGAGGAGGTCGCGCGGCAACTCGCTCTCTCAATTGAGAATGCAATGTATGAGAATTTCTGcggaggatctggagagACCACAGAGCAGTATAAAGCACAATTGCGGACGATCTTGTTCAACGTAAAGAAGAATCCTTCTCTACGGGATCGTCTGCTCGTAGGTAGTTTACTCCCAGATACCCTCTCTAAGATGAGCTCCCAAGACATGGCAAGTGAAGAACTGCAACAGAAGGACGCCGAAATCAAGCGCGAAGCCGAAAGGCAGCATATTATCGTGCAAGAACAAGGGCCAAGGATCAGGCGGACCCATAAAGGCGAGGAACTGGTTGAAGACGATAATCAGAATGTGCCCAGTGAGCCCGTGTTCTCTGCTGCTCCCCGTCGAAGCTTAGTCGATGCAGATGGCAGCCAAAGCCCAGGTCCTCAGCAGTCCGGCGATGGCGATAACGTTCGGAAACCTGGTAACCAGCAAGCGTCTGACAGCAAACCCACCGACGGTATTTCTCACGACCAGCACTTCCCGCCTAGGGCTCACTCCCCTGGCGGCACTGAGCACGAGCAAGTGTTTCCAGAGGTGGCAACCCACATTCGACAACCACTCCCGACTGGAACGGCTCAGGCCGATGCAGAGATCGATCAGCTTCTAAAGGACGATGAACCGGAGTCACCGCCCTACTCACCTAAGGATTATCATGACGAAGGAGCTGTTTGGCGTGGCAAGGTCATCATGAACCCCATTGCCGAGTTTTCCTCCTCAGCTAAACATGTTGGAGGTGCCGACCTCAGTGGGCGAATCCCCTGGAGTCAGCTTGCGCCTTCGACATTGCTAGTGGATGGCAGAATTGACATCCAACTGGCCAGCGAGTATCTCTGCAACTTGCGTTTCAGTACTTCCACAGACGTGTCAGTCATTTGTATCAAGAAGCCCGAGTTGCCAAAAGAGCAGGCCGGCTTCGACAAGCTCTTTAACTATTTCTCGGATCGCAAGAGATACGGTGTGGTGGGCAAGCATCCTCTAGCAGCCGTCAAAGATACTTATCTTATTCCCATCGAGGCTGGGTCAGTTAAGAAACCCGAGTTCATTGAACTCTTAGAGAACAATACCTTGGAGGATCCAACTCCAGAACGggttcttctcgtcgtctTTGCCGTGAAGACCTCTGAATCGAATCCCCCCTCG AGCCCGGCGCCACAAAACCAGGCCCCAGTCACGGGTCTTGCAGCTGCCGTTCAGGTGCTGGGTAATCAGGCTAGCTCCCCAGCTATTCAACAGCTCTTGCAACAGGCGCCGAACGCGGATATTACCCAACTGAGTGTCGTCCGTGATATCTTGTTGCGACGGCCGGAGACAGCGCTCAACTACGAAATATTGATGCAGGAATTGGTCCAGGCTACGACGAATGGGCATACTCTACAGCAGAACGCAAAGTAG
- a CDS encoding LUC7 domain-containing protein (spliceosome subunit) has product MAAEQRKLLEQLMGADQLMGTGAPSRNAQLSITDPKVCRSYLVGTCPHDLFTNTKQDLGPCPKVHSEGLKTEYETASAAEKAKWGFDFDYMRDMQKYIDDCDRRIDSAQRRLEKTPDEIRQTNNLLKQISDYTKTINGGLLEISVLGETGSVAQAYNELHKIRTAKHQKETCERELKNLQDTSGPSGHQKLQVCDVCGAYLSRLDNDRRLADHFFGKMHMGYSDMRKTFKKLSEELKGRPPPVRHHDDEEGGWGGRSGGGRGPRYGGGGGYKKRGGRW; this is encoded by the exons ATGGCGGCGGAACAGAGAAAGCTGCTCGAGCAGCTCATGGGAG CGGACCAGCTCATGGGTACTGGTGCTCCCTCTCGCAACGCCCAGCTTTCTATTACCGATCCCAAAGTCTGTCGTTCATATCTCGTCGGCACATGCCCGCATGATCTCTTCACCAATACCAAGCAAGATCTTGGCCCTTGCCCTAAGGTGCATAGTGAAGGTCTGAAGACGGAGTATGAGACAGCTTCGGCTGCGGAGAAGGCTAAATGGGGCTTTGACTTTGACTACATGAGAGACATGCAGAAATACATTGATGATTGTGACCGGAGAATTGACTCCGCACAGCGGAGGTTGGAAAAGACCCCGGACGAAATCCGACAAACAAATAACCTT CTCAAACAAATCTCTGATTATACCAAAACGATCAACGGCGGCCTGCTTGAGATTTCCGTCCTAGGCGAAACCGGCTCCGTTGCGCAGGCATACAATGAATTGCACAAGATCCGTACAGCCAAACACCAAAAGGAAACGTGCGAACGCGAATTGAAGAATCTGCAGGATACCTCTGGCCCGTCAGGCCACCAGAAGCTGCAGGTATGCGATGTTTGCGGCGCATATCTGAGTCGTCTCGATAACGACCGTCGATTGGCGGATCATTTCTTCGGTAAAATGCACATGGGGTACTCGGACATGCGCAAGACGTTTAAGAAACTCAGCGAGGAGCTCAAGGGCAGACCACCGCCAGTTCGTCATcacgatgacgaggaaggtGGCTGGGGTGGCCGCTCAGGTGGTGGTAGAGGACCTCGGtatggtggtggcggcggcTACAAGAAGCGTGGTGgacggtggtga
- the gpi16 gene encoding GPI-anchor transamidase subunit GPI16 (GPI transamidase complex, GPI16/PIG-T component, involved in glycosylphosphatidylinositol anchor biosynthesis), which translates to MIVLSLFPLFLLVALSSLTYATSDYHESLTLQPLPQSSLLASFNFRSNASQESFDERNFRHFPRALGQILQHAHTKELHLRFTTGRWDAESWGSRPWYGVKEGNTGVELWAWIDGADDQECVQSSSDPCSLDAYADEDKRAFAKWITLTQSLSGLFCASLNFIDSTRTTRPVASFSLAGDHPASSNLHLLHGTLPGEVVCTENLTPFLKLLPCKGKAGVASLLDGHKLFDASWQSMSVDVRPVCSGPDDCLVQIEQTVDIVLDLDRSKRPRDNPIPRPVPNDQLACDTSKPYHSDDTCYPLEKTSEGGWSLSEIFGRTVSGVCPLGDSQSSEETICLRVPHERGVAVSEGAVETRKPDGFTRCYTLQPSGAFDLVMPEQEATTHVPLDEPVLRAERTIVGHGVERGGMRIIFDNPSDTDAVDFMYFETLPWFLRPYVHTLQATITGRDGIRRQVPTSQLIKETFYRPAIDRERGTQLELALSVPAASTVTLTYDFEKAILRYTEYPPDANRGFNVAPAVIKLGGHENPIYMRTTSLLLPLPTPDFSMPYNVIILTSTVIALAFGSIFNLLVRRFVSAEEAAALTSQTLKGRLAGKVVAIRDRIKGKSAKVE; encoded by the exons ATGATTgtcctctctctttttcctctctttctccttgtcgCGTTGTCCTCGCTCACCTACGCGACATCGGACTACCATGAGAGCCTCACCCTGCAGCCATTGCCGCAGTCATCTTTATTAGCGTCCTTTAATTTCCGGAGCAATGCTTCTCAGGAGTCCTTTGACGAGCGGAATTTTCGCCACTTTCCCCGTGCGCTAGGTCAGATATTGCAACATGCTCACACCAAGGAGTTACACCTGCGATTCACTACGGGAAGATGGGATGCTGAAAGCTGGGGATCGCGCCCCTGGTATGGGgttaaagaaggaaacacgGGTGTGGAATTATGGGCATGGATTGATGGGGCAGATGATCAAGAGTGCGTGCAATCTAGTTCGGACCCCTGCTCCTTGGATGCATATGCTGACGAAGATAAAAGAGCGTTTGCGAAATGGATTACACTGACACAGTCTCTGTCTGGTTTATTCTGCGCATCGCTCAACTTCATTGACTCAACTCGGACTACCCGACCAGTTgcgtctttctctctcgccGGAGACCATCCGGCTTCGAGTAATCTACATCTTTTGCATGGCACACTTCCGGGCGAAGTTGTCTGCACAGAGAACCTTACACCCTTTCTGAAACTCCTACCGTGCAAAGGCAAAGCCGGTGTTGCCAGTCTGCTTGATGGACATAAGTTGTTTGATGCGTCTTGGCAGAGTATGTCGGTTGATGTACGTCCTGTCTGTTCTGGTCCCGATGATTGTCTTGTGCAAATCGAACAAACTGTGGATATTGTGCTTGACCTTGACAGGTCGAAAAGGCCTCGAG ACAATCCAATTCCCCGACCAGTCCCTAATGATCAGCTTGCCTGCGATACATCGAAGCCATATCACTCTGATGATACCTGTTATCCTTTGGAGAAGACCTCCGAAGGCGGCTGGTCTCTAAGCGAAATCTTTGGGCGCACTGTTAGCGGCGTTTGCCCGTTAGGCGATAGCCAAAGCTCTGAGGAAACTATCTGCTTGCGCGTACCCCATGAGCGAGGGGTCGCTGTCTCTGAAGGTGCGGTCGAGACTCGTAAGCCGGATGGCTTCACTCGGTGTTACACGCTCCAACCCTCCGGCGCATTTGATTTGGTCATGCCGGAGCAGGAAGCCACAACCCATGTTCCTCTAGATGAGCCTGTCTTGCGTGCGGAACGGACGATCGTTGGCCACGGCGTGGAACGGGGTGGCATGCGTATCATCTTTGATAATCCCTCTGATACGGACGCGGTTGATTTCATGTATTTTGAGACCCTCCCGTGGTTCTTGCGTCCGTATGTGCACACACTACAAGCGACGATCACTGGGCGTGATGGGATCCGTCGACAAGTTCCCACCTCACAGCTCATCAAGGAAACCTTCTACCGCCCAGCGATTGACAGAGAACGCGGCACACAGCTAGAACTAGCTTTATCCGTCCCGGCTGCCTCTACTGTGACACTTACATATGACTTCGAGAAGGCCATTTTACGATACACCGAGTACCCCCCGGACGCCAACCGTGGTTTCAACGTTGCCCCGGCGGTGATTAAGCTCGGTGGACATGAAAACCCGATCTACATGCGCACAACCAGCCTTCTTTTGCCGCTACCCACGCCGGATTTTAGTATGCCGTACAATGTGATTATCCTTACCAGCACGGTTATCGCTCTAGCGTTCGGaagcatcttcaacctcttaGTCCGTCGCTTCGTCTCCGCCGAAGAGGCAGCCGCACTCACATCACAGACATTAAAGGGCCGCCTGGCAGGCAAGGTCGTAGCAATACGGGATCGGATAAAAGGGAAGAGCGCAAAGGTTGAATAG
- a CDS encoding uncharacterized protein (predicted protein): MTDPVADTPAMDEFAQTRGGDDLFDDEIVPVAAESEVPPEVQALEENVASLSLETQTPPPRTETPPRSRGGERRGRGRGKGRGGRQESQNPASRRGDGGSRAKSADEAAQTEKSSEEPSKDVSAETTEQAKKEDATSDSKPSAEANGQRVPAVRGDRSATGGIKKPKLTEEELSQRIAAAKENAARKAAAHARAEADQASFLEREKVAEEKRRQERQNRRVMDNERERNRQRKLQALGGREWDSQKQEEDYNPRGGRGGFRRGMHGGVSGYVRRDFGDSQPDEETNNHHHNGFRGRGRGGRGGRGRGRGPRPDIPPSEGATNEPSSTEQKPAPAPVIDNEAEFPSLPGGSKKESTVDTDSTAAKLADVLSPIFASGATWAEQVENN; the protein is encoded by the exons ATGACCGACCCCGTTGCCGATACCCCCGCTATGGATGAATTCGCGCAGACTCGTGGCGGGGATGACCTATTCGACGATGAGATTGTGCCTGTGGCCGCGGAGTCAGAGGTCCCGCCGGAAGTCCAAGCATTGGAAGAGAACGTCGCATCGCTATCGTTAGAAACCCAAACCCCGCCGCCCCGTACCGAAACTCCTCCACGGTCGCGTGGAGGCGAAAGGCGAGGACGTGGCAGAGGAAAAGGACGCGGTGGCAGACAAGAATCGCAAAATCCAGCTTCAAGGCGGGGTGATGGAGGCTCAAGGGCAAAGTCCGCTGACGAGGCCGCCCAGACCGAGAAGAGCAGTGAGGAACCCAGCAAGGATGTGTCTGCTGAAACGACAGaacaagcaaagaaggaagatgcaACTTCAGACTCCAAACCCTCCGCCGAGGCTAACGGTCAACGCGTGCCAGCTGTGCGCGGGGATCGGAGTGCTACAGGTGGGATCAAGAAG CCAAAACTCACAGAGGAGGAACTCTCTCAACGCATCGCCGCCGCGAAGGAGAACGCTGCTCGCAAGGCTGCCGCCCACGCCCGTGCTGAAGCCGACCAAGCCTCCTTCCTTGAACGAGAGAAGGTTGCCGAAGAAAAGCGACGCCAGGAACGCCAGAATCGCCGTGTGATGGATAACGAACGAGAGCGTAATCGGCAGCGGAAActtcaagctctgggcgGGAGAGAGTGGGATTCGCAGAAGCAGGAGGAGGATTATAACCCTCGCGGAGGTAGAGGCGGATTCCGACGAGGAATGCACGGCGGTGTCTCTGGATACGTTAGACGAGACTTTGGAGATTCACAACCGGACGAAGAGACGAACAATCACCACCATAATGGCTTTCGAGGCCGGGGTCGTGGCGGTAGAGGTGGTCGTGGACGCGGCCGTGGACCACGGCCAGACATTCCACCATCCGAAGGTGCAACGAACGAGCCAAGCTCTACCGAGCAAAAGCCCGCGCCAGCTCCAGTCATCGATAATGAAGCCGAgttcccctcccttcctgGCGGTAGTAAAAAGGAGAGCACGGTCGACACTGATTCTACTGCGGCTAAGCTCGCCGATGTCCTATCGCCGATATTTGCAAGCGGTGCTACATGGGCAGAACAAGTCGAGAATAACTAG
- the faeB-2 gene encoding putative feruloyl esterase (predicted protein), producing the protein MPSLRRLLPFLAAGSAALASQDTFQGKCTGFADKINLPNVRVNFVNYVPGGTNLSLPDNPTSCGTTSQVVSEDVCRIAMAVATSNSSEITLEAWLPQNYTGRFLSTGNGGLSGCIQYYDLAYTSGLGFATVGANSGHNGTSGEPFYHHPEVLEDFVHRSVHTGVVVGKQLTKLFYEEGFKKSYYLGCSTGGRQGFKSVQKYPNDFDGVVAGAPAFNMINLMSWSAHFYSITGPVGSDTYLSPDLWNITHKEILRQCDGIDGAEDGIIEDPSLCSPVLEAIICKPGQNTTECLTGKQAHTVREIFSPLYGVNGTLLYPRMQPGSEVMASSIMYNGQPFQYSADWYRYVVYENPNWDATKFSVRDAAVALKQNPFNLQTWDADISSFRKAGGKVLTYHGLMDQLISSENSKLYYARVAETMNVPPEELDEFYRFFQISGMAHCSGGDGAYGIGNQLVTYNDANPENNVLMAMVQWVEKGIAPETIRGAKFTNGTGSAVEYTRKHCRYPRRNVYKGPGNYTDENAWQCV; encoded by the exons ATGCCTTCACTTCGCCGGcttctgccttttcttgctgcagGCTCCGCCGCTCTGGCAAGCCAAGATACGTTTCAAGGCAAGTGTACTGGTTTTGCAGACAAGATAAACCTGCCTAATGTGCGGGTAAATTTTGTCAATTACGTGCCTGGAGGCAccaatctttctttgccAGATAATCCCACCAGCTGCGGCACAACCTCTCAAGTAGTGTCCGAGGATGTCTGCCGTATTGCCATGGCTGTTGCAACCTCAAACAGTAGCGAAATCACCCTTGAAGCATGGCTCCCACAAAACTACACTGGTCGTTTCCTGAGTACGGGCAACGGTGGTCTCTCAGGCT GTATTCAGTACTATGATCTAGCGTACACCTCCGGCCTCGGGTTTGCCACGGTTGGCGCCAACAGCGGCCATAACGGAACATCCGGGGAGCCTTTCTACCACCACCCAGAGGTCCTCGAAGACTTTGTACATCGTTCAGTCCACACTGGTGTCGTGGTTGGAAAGCAATTGACAAAGCTTTTCTACGAGGAAGGGTTCAAGAAGTCGTACTACCTTGGTTGCTCCACTGGTGGTCGGCAGGGCTTTAAATCCGTCCAGAAATATCCCAATGActttgatggtgttgtagCCGGTGCACCGGCATTCAATATGATCAACCTCATGTCATGGAGTGCCCACTTCTATTCAATCACGGGGCCAGTTGGGTCCGACACATACCTATCCCCTGACCTGTGGAATATCACCCATAAGGAGATCCTGCGTCAATGCGACGGTATCGATGGAGCAGAGGACGGCATTATTGAAGACCCAAGTCTTTGCAGCCCGGTTCTTGAAGCGATCATCTGCAAGCCTGGTCAAAACACTACCGAGTGTTTAACTGGCAAGCAAGCCCATACCGTTCGCGAAATTTTCTCCCCGCTGTACGGAGTGAACGGCACCTTGCTTTATCCCCGCATGCAGCCTGGCTCTGAGGtgatggcttcttccataATGTACAACGGCCAGCCTTTCCAGTATAGCGCAGACTGGTACCGCTATGTTGTCTACGAGAACCCCAACTGGGATGCAACCAAGTTCTCCGTCCGTGACGCAGCCGTCGCTTTGAAGCAGAACCCATTCAATCTCCAGACCTGGGACGCAGatatctcctctttccgCAAGGCAGGCGGTAAAGTCCTCACCTACCACGGTCTCATGGATCAACTTATCAGCTCGGAGAACTCCAAGCTTTACTATGCGCGCGTTGCGGAAACCATGAACGTCCCTCCGGAAGAGCTGGACGAGTTCTACCGCTTCTTTCAGATCAGTGGAATGGCCCATTGCAGTGGAGGTGACGGAGCGTACGGCATTGGAAACCAGCTCGTGACCTATAACGATGCCAATCCTGAAAACAACGTCCTCATGGCTATGGTTCAGTGGGTGGAGAAGGGCATCGCCCCGGAGACCATTCGTGGTGCTAAGTTTACCAATGGCACGGGCTCGGCCGTGGAGTATACTCGCAAGCACTGCCGCTACCCTCGCAGGAATGTATACAAGGGGCCAGGGAACTACACTGATGAGAATGCCTGGCAATGTGTTTAA
- a CDS encoding mitochondrial 54S ribosomal protein uL6m (mitochondrial/chloroplast ribosomal protein L6) produces MKVFAKRLSPFRIPQSRISVLCGFYAIGTTRAHLQNYILGVSEGHVCILSLVGVGYRATVESTATTVEPEYPGQQFVSLKVGYSHPIELGVPQGVKASTPQPTRILLEGVNKNVVTKFAAEIREWRKPEPYKGKGIFINGETIKLKAKKIR; encoded by the exons ATGAAGGTCTTCGCAAAGCGACTCTCTCCGTTCAGGATTCCTCAGTCGCGCATCAGCGTGCTATGTGGG TTTTATGCCATAGGAACCACTCGGGCACATTTACAAAACTACATCCTAGGAGTGTCGGAAGGCCACGTTTGCATTCTCAGTCTGGTCGGTGTCGGTTACAGAGCTACTGTCGAATCAACGGCAACCACCGTCGAACCTGAATACCCCGGCCAGCAGTTTGTCTCCCTCAAGGTTGGATACTCCCACCCGATTGAGTTGGGTGTTCCACAGGGTGTCAAAGCAAGCACTCCGCAGCCGACGCGTATTTTGCTGGAGGGTGTCAACAAGAACGTCGTGACGAAATTTGCGGCCGAAATCAGAGAATGGCGCAAGCCTGAACCATACAAGGGCAAGGGTATTTTCATCAACGGGGAGACAATCAAATTGAAGGCCAAGAAAATCCGGTAG
- a CDS encoding 3'(2'),5'-bisphosphate nucleotidase (salt-sensitive 3'-phosphoadenosine-5'-phosphatase HAL2/SAL1): MSYQQERYIAELAVQRATLLTQKVFNEKAKGTVSKDDKSPVTIGDFGAQALIIQAIRKNFPNDEIVAEEEASSLREDKTLSAEIWRLVKDIKLDDSESDEILGGPLPSEEAMLDIIDQGKSAGGAKGRIWALDPIDGTKGFLRGGQYAVCLGLIEDGDVKVGAIGCPNLPVNDSDTMSASIGVDQHSGAGNGVLFSAIKGAGSISRPLKNGALAESKSISMRPVPNIAQAVFCEGVEAAHSAQGDNAAVAQRLGITAPSVRLDSQAKYCSIARGAGDIYLRLPVKKDYQEKIWDHAAGDLIVREAGGQVTDIYGQQLDFSKGRTLAANKGVVAAPKALQDQVIDAVKIVLKL, from the coding sequence ATGTCTTACCAACAGGAACGCTACATCGCCGAACTCGCAGTCCAACGAGCTACTCTCCTCACCCAGAAGGTCTTTAacgaaaaggccaagggtACCGTATCGAAAGATGACAAGTCGCCCGTGACCATCGGTGACTTTGGTGCCCAGGCTTTGATCATTCAGGCTATCCGCAAGAACTTCCCAAATGATGAGATTgtcgccgaagaagaggctAGTTCCCTCCGTGAGGATAAAACACTGAGTGCCGAAATCTGGAGACTGGTTAAGGATATCAAGCTGGATGACAGTGAGAGCGATGAGATCCTTGGAGGACCCTTGCCAAGTGAAGAAGCAATGTTGGACATTATCGATCAGGGCAAGAGCGCGGGAGGCGCGAAGGGTCGCATCTGGGCTTTGGACCCTATCGACGGTACGAAGGGATTCCTGCGTGGTGGCCAGTATGCCGTCTGTCTCGGCTTGATTGAGGATGGTGACGTCAAGGTGGGAGCGATTGGCTGCCCCAACCTGCCTGTTAATGACTCCGATACGATGTCTGCATCGATCGGTGTTGACCAGCACAGCGGTGCTGGTAACGGAGTCCTTTTCTCAGCTATCAAGGGCGCCGGATCCATCAGCCGGCCCCTGAAGAATGGCGCTCTTGCCGAGAGCAAGTCTATCTCCATGCGTCCGGTACCAAACATTGCGCAGGCTGTCTTCTGCGAAGGAGTGGAGGCTGCCCACTCGGCTCAGGGTGATAATGCTGCTGTTGCCCAGCGCCTTGGTATTACCGCCCCCAGCGTGCGACTGGATTCTCAGGCCAAGTACTGCTCTATTGCCAGAGGTGCCGGTGACATCTATCTACGTCTGCCTGTGAAGAAGGACTACCAAgagaagatctgggatcATGCTGCTGGAGATCTCATCGTGCGTGAAGCTGGCGGCCAAGTAACGGACATCTACGGTCAGCAATTGGATTTCAGCAAGGGCCGGACCTTGGCTGCCAACAAGGGAGTTGTCGCTGCACCCAAGGCCCTTCAGGACCAGGTGATTGATGCTGTGAAGATTGTCCTGAAGCTGTGA
- a CDS encoding LSB5 family protein (cytosolic sorting protein GGA2/TOM1): MFHSSKPYSAVSVQIEVLTSEQYDVEDSSGIVDLIEAVMIQGSGPTEASRALRKKLKYGNLHRQLRALTILDFLIQNAGDRFLREFADEPLLERLRIAATDPISDPLVKEKCKQIFGQWAVSYKNTPGMERVTGLYRQLPKRKQPANQAKAKVLRESGTSDEPQMGHTVSISAGNGPATVLSGPKHKHTSSKSLKKEKKEKKVRDKTFNLEKEKPEILQTLASASVASTNLLNALKLVNRETQRVSEDAEVLNRFETCKQLRRQILRYIQHVESEEFLGSLIHANEELVTALMAFEVLDKSVDYDSDSDQDVLESGWSPDRDDHDLQESFAGLVINPPRPPRPSRPMSISIPSSSKHRVYNSDSESETEEDDDEDNPFGDRNAIRTPNKEISQPTWKEV, from the exons ATGTTCCATTCGTCG AAGCCTTATTCGGCTGTATCGGTGCAGATTGAGGTCCTAACTAGTGAACAatatgatgttgaagactcCAGTGGCATCGTTGATCTCATTGAAGCTGTAATGATACAGGGCAGTGGCCCGACCGAAGCAAGTCGCGCCCTGCGTAAGAAGCT TAAATATGGAAACTTGCATCGCCAACTAAGAGCTCTCACTATCCTCGATTTCCTGATTCAAAATGCCGGAGACCGCTTTTTACGGGAATTTGCAGACGAGCCTCTACTGGAACGTCTGCGGATCGCTGCTACGGACCCCATTTCTGATCCTCTagtcaaagaaaaatgcaagCAGATCTTCGGACAGTGGGCAGTATCCTACAAGAACACACCCGGCATGGAACGTGTGACAGGCCTCTACAGGCAATTACCGAAACGCAAACAGCCGGCCAATCAGGCTAAAGCGAAGGTTCTCCGGGAGTCTGGCACTTCGGACGAACCTCAAATGGGCCACACCGTGTCCATCTCTGCGGGCAATGGCCCGGCTACAGTCCTAAGTGGCCCTAAGCACAAGCATACTTCCAGCAAATCActcaagaaggaaaagaaagagaagaaagttcGCGACAAGACCTTTAACCTCGAAAAGGAGAAGCCAGAAATCTTACAGACACTCGCCTCTGCATCCGTCGCTAGCACGAATCTCCTAAACGCACTTAAACTGGTCAACCGAGAAACACAACGGGTGAGCGAAGATGCTGAGGTCCTCAACCGGTTCGAAACGTGCAAGCAGCTCAGGCGTCAGATTCTTCGCTACATCCAACACGTAGAGAGTGAGGAATTTCTAGGCAGTCTCATACATGCTAATGAGGAACTCGTTACCGCCCTTATGGCGTTTGAAGTCTTAGACAAAAGCGTGGATTACGATAGTGATAGCGACCAGGATGTACTTGAGTCTGGCTGGAGTCCTGACCGCGACGACCATGATCTTCAAGAGTCATTCGCGGGGCTTGTTATCAACCCCCCAAGGCCACCACGGCCTTCTCGACCGATGAGCATATCAATCCCCTCGTCGTCCAAGCACCGCGTGTATAACAGTGATAGCGAGTCCGaaactgaagaagacgatgatgaggacaATCCATTCGGTGATCGCAATGCCATTCGTACCCCAAACAAGGAGATATCCCAACCTACCTG GAAAGAGGTTTAG